In Triticum aestivum cultivar Chinese Spring chromosome 5B, IWGSC CS RefSeq v2.1, whole genome shotgun sequence, the following proteins share a genomic window:
- the LOC123115420 gene encoding uncharacterized protein, whose amino-acid sequence MAAETRSSELRSKTTRGDDHVEEDEEGREPKKMKTTLATEQEEDGDGDEELEISSPLREPYVPDGIKDRRANQHIFTAYKLAKAKFSEKRGHAPPPPPPLSLSHPSDPTADRVNKMLPTCQYFQTPLVSVPDAGRKAVLPAARSLIRLSSSLGRQPLARSAGLWIDWDEGSGAGIVLTSAHLIRAKEPLPKDYRMLKDRHLYHPGAQVTVHLLDDTTTEGRLLYHQEHYDVAFFKVAVDRRVRLTSFADTVNIGQKALRLGREENLNLRITHGKVKLDEAELGERHHHNMYFYPDEKYEEEETEERQRKWRGKGVYIPRCEDDGEPVIDFDGKVVGIINCSESGSFVPSSILNNCMYLWRNFGCIPRPHLGLQCEALKFLDPIHAEYIWRKLNIDDGLVVKEVSIGSQAEKVGIRVGDIIECIDGERISTTIELENKLLSICMGTFDRGNDINAKVDVSVRVFHTANHVWRTKQLTVNLSDRREVVEGAYYPITNEEGCSALVSPDQVNSD is encoded by the exons ATGGCGGCGGAGACCAGATCATCGGAGCTGCGATCCAAGACAACCCGCGGGGACGACCACGTGGAAGAAGACGAGGAAGGCAGGGAGCCCAAGAAGATGAAAACAACTCTGGCGACGGAGCAAGAggaagacggcgacggcgacgaggagttgGAGATTTCGTCTCCTCTCCGCGAGCCATACGTTCCCGACGGGATAAAAGACAGGCGTGCCAACCAGCATATATTCACCGCCTACAAGCTCGCCAAAGCCAAATTCTCTGAAAAACGAggtcatgccccccccccccccccccccctctctctctctcatccttCTGATCCTACTGCAGATCGCGTGAACAAGATGCTGCCCACGTGCCAATACTTTCAAACGCCGCTCGTCTCCGTTCCCGACGCCGGAAGGAAGGCCGTGCTCCCGGCCGCCAGATCCCTGATCCGCCTCTCCTCCTCTCTCG GCCGCCAGCCGCTTGCGCGGTCCGCCGGTCTCTGGATCGATTGGGACGAGGGGAGCGGAGCCGGCATTGTTTTGACATCCGCGCATCTCATCCGTGCCAAGGAGCCGCTGCCCAAAGACTACCGGATGCTCAAAGACCGGCACCTGTATCATCCCGGTGCTCAA GTTACTGTTCACTTGCTCGACGACACCACTACGGAAGGCCGCCTGCTCTATCATCAGGAGCATTACGATGTAGCTTTCTTCAAGGTTGCAGTGGATCGACGTGTTCGACTAACCTCCTTTGCGGACACAGTCAACATTGGTCAGAAAGCTTTGCGACTTGGAAGAGAAGAAAATTTAAATCTCAGGATAACCCATGGCAAGGTTAAACTAGACGAGGCGGAACTAGGAGAGCGACACCACCACAACATGTACTTTTATCCCGATGAAAAATATGAG GAGGAGGAGACTGAAGAGAGGCAGAGAAAGTGGAGAGGAAAGGGTGTGTACATACCTAGG TGTGAAGATGATGGAGAGCCGGTCATTGACTTTGATGGAAAGGTTGTGGGGATAATCAACTGTTCTGAAAGTGGATCCTTTGTTCCTTCTTCCATTTTGAACAACTGCATGTATTTGTGGAGGAATTTCGG GTGCATCCCTCGGCCCCATCTTGGATTGCAGTGTGAGGCCCTGAAGTTTTTAGATCCCATCCATGCTGAGTATATATGGCGCAAGCTAAACATTGATGATGGTCTTGTTGTTAAAGAG GTGTCAATAGGATCTCAAGCTGAGAAAGTTGGAATCCGAGTTGGTGATATTATTGAATGCATTGATGGAGAACGTATTTCCACCACAATTGAG TTGGAAAACAAGTTGTTGAGCATATGCATGGGCACTTTTGATAGAGGAAATGACATTAATGCTAAAGTGGATGTTTCT GTCCGAGTATTTCACACGGCCAACCATGTCTGGAGAACAAAACAGTTAACTGTAAATTTATCCGATCGCCGAGAAGTTGTTGAAGGAG CTTATTATCCTATCACTAATGAAGAAGGGTGTTCTGCTCTTGTGTCACCTGACCAAGTTAACTCGGACTAG